The following are encoded in a window of Corynebacterium marinum DSM 44953 genomic DNA:
- a CDS encoding VanW family protein, with protein sequence MSQSSSQRSGGRGLRIILGVVLGLIALAAIAYGVDYTLTKGNVPRGTTVGGVDISGMSPEEAQSTLERELGGVVDRPVAVAAGERTSEFVPAQAGLSLDFAETVAQIGTEPANPFLRLEGLVGSPKETDIVSAADDAALEPELGRMHTELSADPADGAVALVDGRVDVTDPVNGQAVDPAALRTAVTTDWLDPEGVEVDAEITPPAVGEEAVQAAADGDAAAAVSAPLTVRGRDDVAGVIEPARMGEVVTFVPDGESLRTEIDVDAAQVILAQDLAGTESIRQDARISFAGGSRQITPHIDGVKLDWDATLEGFNERLLSAVPEDREWEAVYEDDPAEFTTEMAQTATFDEVVGEFTTSGYSEASGVNIAQVASTVNGAIVAPGATFSLNGFTGPRGAAQGYVESGIILDGRAGEAIGGGISQFATTLYNAAYFAGMEDVAHTPHSYYISRYPAGREATVYEGAIDLRFKNTSQYPVRIETSVGGGDVVVRLTGVKTVEVESVNGGRWAPTQPKAQTVSGDDCIPSGGAPGFTTSDTRIIRDLSGNEISRETNTTVYDPQPIVRCS encoded by the coding sequence GTGAGTCAGTCAAGCAGCCAGCGCAGCGGTGGACGGGGGCTTCGCATCATCCTCGGGGTGGTCCTCGGCCTGATCGCTCTCGCCGCCATCGCGTACGGGGTGGATTACACCCTGACCAAGGGAAACGTCCCCCGCGGCACCACGGTCGGCGGTGTGGACATCTCGGGCATGAGCCCGGAGGAGGCGCAGTCGACCCTCGAGCGTGAGCTCGGAGGCGTGGTCGACCGGCCCGTGGCTGTCGCCGCCGGCGAGCGCACAAGCGAGTTCGTGCCCGCGCAGGCCGGCCTCAGCCTCGACTTCGCGGAGACGGTCGCACAGATCGGCACCGAACCGGCCAACCCCTTCCTCCGGTTGGAGGGGCTGGTCGGTTCCCCCAAGGAGACCGACATCGTCTCCGCCGCCGACGACGCCGCCCTCGAACCCGAGCTCGGCCGCATGCATACCGAGCTCAGCGCCGACCCAGCGGACGGCGCCGTCGCGCTTGTCGACGGCCGCGTGGACGTCACCGACCCCGTCAACGGCCAGGCCGTCGACCCCGCCGCCCTGCGGACCGCGGTCACCACCGACTGGCTCGACCCGGAGGGCGTGGAGGTCGACGCTGAGATCACCCCACCCGCCGTCGGCGAGGAGGCCGTCCAGGCAGCCGCCGATGGAGACGCCGCCGCTGCCGTCTCCGCACCCCTCACCGTCCGCGGGCGCGACGACGTCGCCGGCGTCATCGAGCCCGCCCGCATGGGCGAGGTCGTCACCTTCGTCCCCGACGGGGAATCACTGCGCACGGAGATCGACGTCGACGCCGCGCAGGTCATCCTCGCCCAGGATCTGGCGGGGACGGAATCCATCCGGCAGGACGCCCGCATCAGCTTCGCCGGCGGTTCCCGCCAGATCACCCCGCACATCGACGGCGTGAAACTCGACTGGGACGCCACCCTCGAGGGCTTCAACGAACGCCTGCTGAGCGCCGTCCCCGAGGACCGCGAATGGGAGGCCGTCTACGAGGACGACCCGGCCGAATTCACCACCGAGATGGCGCAGACCGCCACCTTCGACGAGGTTGTCGGCGAGTTCACCACCTCCGGCTACTCGGAGGCCTCCGGCGTCAACATCGCCCAGGTCGCATCCACGGTCAACGGCGCCATCGTCGCGCCCGGGGCCACCTTCTCCCTCAACGGTTTCACCGGCCCCCGCGGCGCCGCCCAGGGCTACGTCGAATCCGGGATCATCCTCGACGGCCGCGCGGGCGAGGCGATCGGCGGCGGCATCAGCCAGTTCGCCACCACCCTCTACAACGCCGCCTACTTCGCCGGCATGGAGGACGTCGCCCACACCCCGCACAGCTACTACATCTCCCGTTACCCGGCTGGCCGGGAGGCCACCGTGTACGAGGGTGCCATCGACCTGCGCTTCAAGAACACCTCCCAGTACCCGGTGCGCATCGAGACCTCGGTCGGCGGCGGCGACGTCGTCGTCCGGCTCACCGGCGTGAAGACCGTCGAGGTCGAGTCCGTCAACGGCGGCCGCTGGGCGCCTACCCAGCCGAAGGCGCAGACCGTCTCCGGCGACGACTGCATCCCCTCCGGCGGTGCCCCGGGCTTCACCACCTCCGACACCCGCATCATCCGCGATCTCTCCGGCAACGAGATCTCCCGCGAGACGAACACCACGGTCTACGACCCGCAGCCCATCGTCAGGTGCTCCTAG
- a CDS encoding glycoside hydrolase family 3 N-terminal domain-containing protein, producing MNRSPASRLLAAFVAAGTLAAGTVACADPQENAAPESAAASTSATSTTATTSTTTTTSRAPEPADIARARVPEEQRAKAASLMVVGVDNYDDALWKLQQGVGGIFITSWANPELLTTPGRNIVALREAVGRPFSVSIDFEGGRVQRHDHIIGPRMSAREMAATMSPEQVEHYAFELGNSLRWHGVTVDFAPVLDVDAAGLDIIGDRAFSTDPYVAGEYGAAFARGLAAAGVTPVFKHFPGHGQASGDTHLQLAVTPPVEQVVAHDLPPYAIALGQSGGAVMVGHMVVPGLGDGTTPASLDPATYTLLRSGNYPGGVPFEGVAYTDDLTGMRAVTDRYSLPQAVVAAVRAGADQPLFSSGGQLVAAIDALDAAVTAGEVPGERLDDAAHRVQLQLLSSGA from the coding sequence ATCAACCGCAGCCCAGCCTCCCGCCTCCTGGCCGCTTTCGTCGCGGCCGGGACGCTGGCAGCCGGCACGGTCGCCTGCGCCGATCCACAGGAGAACGCCGCGCCGGAGAGCGCGGCGGCGTCGACCAGCGCCACGAGCACGACGGCTACCACGAGCACGACGACCACCACGAGCCGGGCGCCTGAACCCGCCGACATCGCCCGGGCGCGCGTGCCGGAGGAACAGCGCGCGAAGGCGGCGTCGCTGATGGTCGTCGGGGTGGACAACTACGACGACGCGCTGTGGAAGCTGCAGCAGGGGGTCGGCGGGATCTTCATCACCAGCTGGGCCAACCCCGAGCTGCTGACCACCCCGGGCCGCAATATCGTGGCGCTGCGGGAGGCCGTCGGGCGGCCCTTCTCCGTCTCCATCGACTTCGAGGGCGGCCGGGTGCAGCGGCACGACCACATCATCGGGCCGAGGATGTCCGCCCGGGAGATGGCCGCGACGATGTCGCCGGAGCAGGTGGAGCACTACGCCTTCGAACTGGGCAATTCCCTACGCTGGCACGGGGTGACGGTGGATTTCGCGCCGGTGCTGGACGTCGACGCCGCGGGCCTGGACATCATCGGCGACCGGGCCTTCTCCACCGACCCGTACGTGGCCGGCGAATACGGCGCCGCCTTCGCCCGGGGCCTGGCCGCGGCGGGGGTGACCCCCGTGTTCAAGCATTTCCCCGGCCACGGGCAGGCCAGCGGCGACACGCATCTCCAGCTGGCGGTCACCCCGCCGGTGGAGCAGGTCGTCGCCCACGATCTGCCGCCCTACGCCATCGCGCTGGGACAGAGCGGCGGCGCCGTGATGGTCGGGCACATGGTCGTGCCCGGCCTGGGTGACGGGACGACCCCCGCCAGCCTCGACCCCGCCACCTACACGCTGCTGCGCAGCGGAAACTACCCCGGCGGCGTCCCTTTCGAAGGGGTGGCCTACACCGACGACCTGACCGGCATGCGCGCGGTCACCGACCGCTACTCCCTTCCGCAGGCCGTCGTCGCCGCCGTCCGCGCCGGCGCCGATCAGCCCCTGTTCTCCAGCGGCGGGCAGCTCGTCGCGGCGATCGACGCCCTCGATGCCGCAGTCACCGCCGGGGAGGTTCCCGGGGAGCGTCTCGACGACGCCGCGCACCGCGTCCAGCTCCAGCTGCTGTCCTCCGGGGCCTGA
- a CDS encoding universal stress protein gives MLIAYDGSGEARRAITFAARLLAPRQVEVLTAWEPLHRTAARAGSMSGLHQAEWVTDSEDGDPAYVRARDTCNEGVELAESLGLAARAHLVEAKTSVWSAIVDAAQVLEPDVIVTGTRSASSWKSLWQPSTAEGVLHNAGIPVFIVPPEA, from the coding sequence ATGCTCATCGCCTACGACGGATCCGGGGAGGCCCGGCGCGCCATCACCTTCGCCGCCCGGTTGCTTGCGCCCCGACAGGTGGAGGTCCTCACCGCCTGGGAACCCCTGCACCGCACGGCCGCGCGAGCGGGCAGTATGTCCGGGCTGCACCAGGCGGAATGGGTGACGGACTCCGAGGACGGCGACCCCGCCTACGTGCGGGCCCGGGACACGTGCAACGAGGGCGTGGAACTGGCGGAGTCCCTGGGACTGGCCGCCCGCGCCCATCTGGTGGAGGCGAAGACGTCCGTGTGGTCGGCGATCGTGGACGCCGCGCAGGTGCTGGAACCGGACGTCATCGTCACCGGCACCCGGAGCGCGAGTTCCTGGAAGTCGCTCTGGCAGCCCTCCACTGCGGAGGGCGTGCTGCACAACGCGGGCATTCCCGTGTTCATTGTCCCGCCGGAAGCATAA
- a CDS encoding DUF2613 domain-containing protein, producing the protein MSSYSDSVSRRSVSSVIASAVVGVALGVVSVIGVASFSGQDNVPQGNAVPADDALLGGPEYGTRG; encoded by the coding sequence ATGTCCTCCTACTCTGACTCCGTCAGCCGCCGGTCCGTGAGTTCGGTGATTGCCAGCGCGGTCGTCGGCGTGGCTCTCGGCGTGGTCTCCGTCATCGGGGTCGCATCCTTCTCCGGCCAGGACAACGTGCCGCAGGGCAACGCCGTGCCGGCCGATGACGCCCTGCTCGGCGGCCCGGAGTACGGCACCCGCGGCTGA
- a CDS encoding alpha-(1->3)-arabinofuranosyltransferase domain-containing protein, with product MPHILGWVLLALVSLLQPPGLVAADTKHDLTVDPAGFLAQATHAWTDTFTLGQLQNQAYGYLFPHGAFFVLTDPLPDWIAQRLWWLLVTGVGYSGFLLLTARIGVGSPAFRVLASFLFALSPRTLTTLTAISSETWPVMLAPWVVLPFLGPLGPLSLRAVAAATIPVAMMGAVNATATVAACLPAGLVIAWRVLRRDRGAAGTLAGWLAGCLLVSLWWIGPLLMLGRYSAPFTDFIESSYVTTRWLNLVEILRGTTSWAPFVDTERQAGHLLVSSPVFVLATTAVAALGLWGLALRTTPHRRLWVVMLLAGVAVLGAAHGPLAGPWLVLLDGPLAAFRNLHKFDPLVRIPLLIGVAALGDRLRIPATWRGLLTPGRREAAAALVVVVGVASMAPAWSGRLLPRGAYEQVPSYWQEATDLLNAQAGGTRTLIVPEASFARQTWGWTRDEPAQPLLDVPWAVRDAVPLVPPEAIRGLDGVMAVLHHDPAAGADVLRRLGIGAVLSRGDLEGGGEEIDVEKLAGAAGAQIHRFGADEQLAVVIFDPAADLALTGDKPVRVAGGGESLAVLDMIHGPGPRVLVEADAEIVTDTPALTVRHYGTLAGAVSAPLADLDEGVGSRNAVPDYPSAGPFTRVRSRGGTVSASTSAADAGNFGGADPARSVTAAVDGEPGTAWWPAPGPPDGQWLELAPDGTLRNPAVTLSATADTTVDLNGRTLEIGEEPTTFHLRGDHDTMRVTLTGPEPVGLSEIAVAGHPVERVVTVPDTSPDVRQFLFQRLTLDTGHIIRDFTAPRPMRLVVGSPSGTVTVDGVDHAPGDVVELAPGVHRLSTAAEWVTLAEEGFDPSPAFEPTGREIAAAGTERILLTGRAANPGLQASVGDLALEPLVVDAAAQAFRVPAGAAGTVEFSFAGDPAYRGLLFGGGALALLTVLVATAVVLRGGRAGWAAPGPGLGPGQGPGLLVPGALTAFLVAGWPGLLAAGAALLVLRVTLFPPGLLAFVLAGVAGAWLARGPWPSGDYAGDSAALALLLVAALTSLVPGSSRNT from the coding sequence GTGCCGCACATCCTCGGCTGGGTGCTCCTCGCCCTGGTCAGCCTCCTACAGCCCCCCGGGCTGGTCGCCGCAGACACCAAACACGACCTGACGGTCGACCCCGCCGGTTTCCTCGCCCAGGCCACGCACGCGTGGACGGACACCTTCACCCTCGGGCAGCTGCAGAATCAGGCGTACGGGTATCTCTTCCCGCACGGGGCCTTCTTCGTGCTCACCGATCCGCTGCCGGACTGGATCGCTCAGCGCCTGTGGTGGCTGCTGGTCACCGGCGTGGGCTATTCGGGGTTCCTGCTGCTCACCGCCCGCATCGGCGTGGGTTCCCCCGCGTTCCGGGTGTTGGCGTCGTTTCTCTTCGCGCTCTCCCCGCGCACGCTGACCACCCTGACGGCCATCTCCTCGGAGACCTGGCCGGTGATGCTCGCACCGTGGGTGGTGTTGCCCTTCCTGGGGCCGCTGGGCCCCCTGAGCCTCCGTGCGGTCGCGGCCGCCACGATCCCGGTGGCGATGATGGGCGCGGTCAACGCCACCGCCACCGTCGCCGCCTGTCTGCCGGCGGGCCTGGTCATCGCCTGGCGGGTCCTGCGGCGGGACCGGGGGGCGGCGGGAACTCTCGCCGGCTGGCTGGCCGGTTGCCTCCTGGTGAGCCTGTGGTGGATCGGCCCGCTGCTGATGCTGGGCCGTTACTCGGCGCCGTTCACGGACTTCATCGAGTCCTCCTACGTGACCACCCGCTGGCTCAACCTCGTCGAGATCCTCCGCGGCACCACCAGCTGGGCGCCCTTCGTGGACACCGAACGCCAGGCCGGCCACCTGCTGGTCTCCTCCCCCGTCTTCGTGCTGGCCACCACCGCCGTCGCGGCGCTCGGCCTGTGGGGGCTGGCGTTGCGCACCACCCCGCACCGCCGCCTGTGGGTGGTCATGCTGCTGGCCGGCGTGGCCGTGCTCGGCGCCGCGCACGGCCCGTTGGCCGGACCGTGGCTGGTGCTTCTCGACGGCCCCCTCGCCGCCTTCCGCAACCTCCACAAGTTCGATCCGCTGGTGCGCATCCCGCTGCTCATCGGGGTCGCCGCCCTCGGGGACCGGCTGCGTATCCCCGCCACGTGGCGGGGCTTGCTGACTCCGGGGCGCCGGGAAGCGGCCGCCGCCCTGGTCGTCGTCGTCGGCGTGGCGTCGATGGCGCCGGCCTGGTCCGGCCGGCTGCTGCCGCGCGGCGCTTACGAGCAGGTGCCTTCCTACTGGCAGGAGGCGACCGACCTGCTCAACGCGCAGGCCGGCGGCACGCGGACCCTCATCGTGCCGGAGGCCTCCTTCGCCCGCCAGACCTGGGGTTGGACCCGCGATGAACCCGCCCAGCCGCTGCTCGACGTCCCCTGGGCCGTCCGCGACGCCGTCCCCCTCGTCCCCCCGGAGGCGATCCGCGGGCTCGACGGGGTGATGGCGGTGCTGCACCACGATCCGGCCGCCGGCGCCGACGTCCTGCGGCGCCTGGGCATCGGCGCGGTGCTCAGCCGCGGTGACCTGGAGGGCGGCGGGGAGGAGATCGACGTCGAGAAGCTCGCCGGGGCGGCCGGGGCGCAGATCCACCGCTTCGGGGCGGATGAACAGCTGGCGGTGGTGATCTTCGACCCCGCCGCGGATCTCGCTCTCACCGGGGACAAGCCCGTGCGCGTGGCCGGCGGCGGCGAGAGCCTCGCCGTCCTGGACATGATCCACGGGCCCGGACCGCGCGTGCTGGTGGAGGCGGACGCCGAGATCGTCACCGACACCCCGGCCCTGACGGTGCGGCACTACGGCACGCTGGCGGGCGCGGTCTCCGCCCCGCTGGCCGACCTCGACGAAGGCGTCGGGTCGCGCAACGCCGTGCCCGACTACCCCTCCGCCGGGCCGTTCACCCGCGTGCGGTCCCGCGGCGGGACCGTCAGCGCCAGCACGTCCGCGGCCGACGCCGGGAACTTCGGCGGCGCCGACCCCGCCCGCTCGGTCACCGCCGCCGTGGACGGCGAGCCGGGCACCGCCTGGTGGCCCGCCCCGGGGCCGCCGGACGGGCAGTGGCTGGAACTGGCCCCGGACGGGACGCTGCGCAACCCCGCCGTCACCCTCTCCGCCACCGCAGACACCACCGTCGACCTCAACGGCCGCACCCTGGAGATCGGCGAGGAACCCACGACGTTCCACCTGCGCGGCGACCACGACACCATGCGCGTCACGCTCACCGGCCCCGAACCCGTCGGCCTCTCCGAGATCGCCGTGGCCGGCCACCCGGTCGAACGCGTGGTCACCGTGCCGGACACCTCCCCGGACGTGCGCCAGTTCCTCTTCCAGCGTCTCACCCTGGACACCGGGCACATCATCCGCGATTTCACCGCGCCCCGCCCCATGCGGCTGGTTGTCGGCTCCCCCTCCGGCACCGTCACCGTCGACGGCGTCGACCACGCCCCCGGCGACGTCGTGGAACTGGCCCCGGGCGTGCACCGGCTGTCCACCGCGGCGGAGTGGGTGACCCTCGCCGAGGAGGGTTTCGACCCCTCCCCCGCCTTCGAGCCCACCGGCCGGGAGATCGCCGCCGCCGGTACCGAGCGGATCCTGCTGACCGGCCGGGCCGCCAACCCCGGGTTGCAGGCGAGCGTGGGGGATCTCGCGCTGGAACCCCTCGTCGTGGACGCCGCCGCCCAGGCCTTCCGCGTGCCCGCCGGCGCCGCGGGGACGGTGGAGTTCTCCTTCGCCGGCGACCCCGCCTACCGCGGGCTGCTCTTCGGGGGCGGCGCGTTGGCGCTGCTCACCGTGCTCGTGGCCACCGCGGTGGTGCTCCGCGGCGGGCGGGCGGGGTGGGCAGCGCCGGGGCCCGGCCTCGGCCCCGGACAGGGGCCCGGCCTGCTGGTGCCGGGTGCGCTGACGGCCTTCCTCGTCGCCGGCTGGCCGGGCCTGCTGGCCGCCGGGGCGGCGCTGCTGGTGCTGCGCGTCACGCTGTTCCCGCCCGGCCTCCTGGCGTTCGTGCTGGCCGGAGTGGCGGGAGCCTGGCTGGCACGGGGCCCGTGGCCGAGCGGCGACTACGCCGGCGACTCCGCCGCCCTGGCCCTCCTCCTCGTCGCGGCCCTGACCAGCCTGGTGCCCGGTTCCTCCAGGAACACGTAA